DNA from Roseofilum casamattae BLCC-M143:
ATATCCGGCCTGAGGGGTTGCACCAAATAACCATCAATCCCGAGATGATAGTCGTCAGGTAACCAATGAGGAGCATGATGCTCGGTGAGCGCGAGAATGGTGACTCCACAGACCCGAGCTTGATGGCGCAACCGATCCACCAAACTGGCAGACCAAGGGCGATCGTTGCCTGCTAAGATGACCAAGCAGGGCAAATTCTGACTGGATAGATCGATCGCTTGTTCTTCCGAACGTGCAATCTCCACATCATAGGGAAGGCAGTGTAGAAGGGATGGCAAAGGATCCAACTCTTCCAATTCCTTTCCTAAGAGTAAAACACTATGGGTTAAAGGTTCCATATTTCCATGACACCAAGCACTTAACGCTGAAAGAGAGTTCAAAGAGAAACATTCTCTGGCCGCTTACTGGTGAGTTTATTACTCCTCTATAATTTCAGAAGATTTTACTGGATCCCCAATAACTTCCAGTTTTTTTCCGTTTTCTGTCTGCGATCGAAGAGAGATAAAGAGCATAACTAGATAGGAGCAATTACTCCGCTTTTAGTTGATGTAGTTATGTGAAAAAATTGTTATCCTTCTTATTCTTCTTCCTCCGGACGTAACGGAATCTCAATAATAAATTCAGCGCCACTACCGGGTTGAGACAGACAACTGAGATGTCCGCTATGTTTTTCTACCACAATTTGATAGCTAATGGATAGCCCCAAACCCGTTCCCGAACCGACAGGTTTGGTTGTATAGAAGGGATCGAATATTTTCTGTAAGGTCGCCTCGTCCATTCCCGGCCCGTTATCAGAAATATGAATTTCTACCGAGTTGCGATCGGTTAATAAGGTGCGCGTGGTAATTTTGGGTTCATTTCCCGGTGAAGTTTCTCCCGTTCGTTGTTCCTGCAAGGCATCGCAAGCATTGGTAAACAAATTCATAAAGACTTGATTCAATTGCGACGCATAGCAATTCACCAAGGGTAATTCTCCATAGTCTTTGATCGCAACAATCTCTTGTTGGTTACCCGACTGCTTCAAACGATTTTGTAAAATGAGTAACGTACTATCTAAACCATCATGCAGATTAACCGGCTTTTTGTCCGCTTCATCCAGCCGCGAGAAGTTGCGCAGCGATAACACAATTTTGCGAATTCGCTCGGCTCCAAATTGCATCGACTGTAGTAGATTCTGCAAATCCTCGCTAATAAAATCCAAATCCATATCATCAATTTTATCTTCGATGTCTTCTCCAGGTTCCGGATATTGCTCTTGATACATTTCAATCAGCTCGAGCAAGTCTTGCACGTATTCTGTGGCTGGTGCTAAGTTACCATAAATAAAGCTGACCGGATTGTTAATTTCGTGGGCAACTCCAGCCACCATTTCACCCAAACCAGACATTTTTTCGGTTTGAATCAGTTGCGCTTGAGTTTGTTTTAGCTCATCTAAAGCATTCGATAAATCTTTATTTTTTTGGTTGATTTCTTGGGTTCTATCTTGCACTTTTTGCTCGACTGAGGCATAGAGTAGAGCATTGTCTAATGCGATCGCAGCTTGCGAGGATAGAACTTGCAAGACTTCCATGCGTTCGGCAGTAAAGGCATCTGTAGTTAAATTATTCTCCAAGTAGAGAATGCCGATTAACTGTCCTTGACTAATAATGGGCAAACAGAGAACGGATTTCACTTGATGTTGAATGATATAAGGATCGTTCGTAAATTGCCCTTGACGACAGGCATGGCTTAAGACAATTTTTGAGAGCGATCGCTCGACATAATTAATCAGGCTAATTGGCAGTTTTTCTGTAGCGTCTAACTCCCGAGATTCATCATTCACAATAGCTTCAGTATCGACAGATGCAGAGGCAGAAATTAAGAGTTTTCCATTTTTCGGCAACAGCAATAACCCCGATTGTGCCCCTGCATTTTCAATCGAGATTTTCATTAAACTGCCTAATAGTTTTTCCAGGACAATTTCACTAGAAATAGTTTGCGATACTTTAATTAGCGTATTCAGATCGAGACTGCTGGACACTGAATTTGTCGAAGTATGAATTGTTTTACCAGCATCAAATTCTTCAGTAGAATGGGTTACTTTCGACATCAGTTGCGGGTATTGCAACTTTAATGTATCTACTTTATGCCGTATGCCCCATTTTTGGTAGTTATAATAGGCTTGTCGTAAGTGAACCATAGCATACGCTTGCTTATTTTTTTCTAACCAAAAATTAGCGGCTAGCTCGTTTCCTAACGCTTGCATGGGAATCAGCTTGTGTTCTGTGGCAACTGCGATCGCGCGATCGTAGAGATCGATCGCCGATTCCGAGGAGCGATCGACCCGAGCTATTTCTGCTTCCACTAACAAATATTTCGCCAAAAAATTTGCCGGGCAATTTTTCGACCAAATCTCTAGCTGCTTTTGATTTTCATTGACTTTAGCCAGCAGCTCTTGCTGTTCCTCTTCAGTCTTAAACGCACAAATATCTAAATAAACTAGGGATGAATAGAAGTTATATTCCGTTACCGGAATCGTTCCCAAGATTAACTGAATTTGTCCATCGATAACTTCTGTTAACTCTAGGGATTTTTGCAGTTTCCCATATAAATATAAACTTTGTAGTTTAAATATATTAAAAATACAGAGAGCAAACAAATTTTGGTGAGTTTGGCAATTGGCAGAATACTCGGCTTCAGTCAGAGTATCGCTATCAAATGTAAATGGCTCGCTCTTACCGCGATTGAGATGCAAGGCAATCAGCTGTAATCCTTGTAGTGTCTCGGTCACTAACTGGTTCTCTGTTTTTTCGGCAAATGGTAAATACTTAAGAATGTCGTCTAAGCATTCGGGAATGGGTTTGCCTTGTACGAAGAAATTAATCGACTGATTATTTAGCACGTATCCCGCATAGAGTAAATCCCCAGAATCGAGGGCAGATTGGTAGCTTTCATTGCCTAAAACGGCTAAATCCTTGACTGGATAAAACCAGTAATTTAAGGTACTAATCAAACAAGCACCTGCTTTGTAAATCGGATGTCCCCACTTCTGATTCAGTTGGTAAGCAACCATCCCAATTTCATAGGCCGTACGATATTTAGCAAATAAATTAGCCAGAAGAATGCCATAGGTGGGGAAAAAGAAACCTACTTCCGGAGCATATCCTTTTTGCAATCCGAGAGTCGCACCTTTCAGAATAAGAATTGTCCATAGTTGGATACTGACTAGATAAGCTGGAGGTGCCAAATTATTGAGTAACTTTACGGTAACTCTGCTGGTTTCATCCTCCATTTCTCTCCCATCCAACAAGGAGATAATTGGACGATCGCCCAATGCTCGTTCTGCCTCTTCTAACTCAATCGGAATCGCGTTCTCTAGTTGGTCTACAGGCAACTCTACTCCCAAAAAATGTAACGCTGTCCGTCCGACATCCACGGCTTTCTGATATTGCCCTCTTAAGGTATATTGAATTAACAAAATATTATAAATTTCTGCTTTCTCAAAGCTGGATTCGCACCATTGTAAAACCAGATCGATGAAAGCTTCTGACTCAGCAAAATTACCATTTAAATATTCAATGTCTGCTCGCTCCTTATATAAGGTATAAGCAAAGGCGCGATCGCTTCTCCAAATTGTTTCCGGCAAACGATTCATTGCTGCTTGCAAATATTGCCTGGCAGCGACAAATGCCGTCGCATCTTTGGCTCGTTTTCCTGCCTCTAAATTGAGATGAGCCAATTCCATCAATTCGGCTTTATCGGTAATCAAAGACTGGCCGACATTGAGATGATCGACTAACTCAAAAATTCGTTCCGTGCGATATTCAACCGGGGTTCGCTCCAGCAGCATTCGTCCAATTTTCAAGTGAAATGCTTGTTTTTGCGTATCCTCAATCAA
Protein-coding regions in this window:
- a CDS encoding trifunctional serine/threonine-protein kinase/ATP-binding protein/sensor histidine kinase produces the protein MIHLPGYQILAKIYESDKTVVYRGRQQTTNLPVVLKVLEDDYPSVEDRNRYYREFELLKSLDLDGAIKAYALETYANSLVMVLEDFGGESLKQLLASQKFTLLGFLNLAIRITKSLGDLHKSNIIHKDVNPSNITFNPATGEAKLVDLSISCWLNRDESQGDRDSQMEGTLAYMSPEQTGRLNRSIDYRTDYYSLGATFYELLTHQLPFTTGETMELIHCHIAKQAIPPHRINPDVPEVVSELVMKLLAKNVEERYQSSWGLLADLEECLSQLKHSDRIEPFLLGTQDISDTFKIPEKLYGRQKEIDTLLAAFERVVAGNKEFMLVSGYSGIGKSALVQEVYQPIVHKNGYFTLGKFDQFQRSIPYFAIVKAFAELVNLLLTESEERLKVWKEKLLRAFGPNGQIIIDVIPEVEYIVGPQPAVIELGPTEAQNRFNLVFLNFIRIFCSSQHPLVMFLDDLQWADSATLKLIELILTDPEIEYFFLIGAYRDNEVSPSHPLMMVVDTLQSQLPTINNIPLINLTLNQICQLLSETFHQDISFVKPLAELIKDKTEGNPFFVNEFLKTLNQEQLLNFVEPQPGTMGGWTWDINEIEAMSITENVVELMIGKLKKLPEKTQDVLRLSACLGNQFELNTLCLIYEKESYATFEDLLPAIKEGLIQPNSGQDAIDVDTLAAPLLILHYKFSHDRVQQAAYSLIEDTQKQAFHLKIGRMLLERTPVEYRTERIFELVDHLNVGQSLITDKAELMELAHLNLEAGKRAKDATAFVAARQYLQAAMNRLPETIWRSDRAFAYTLYKERADIEYLNGNFAESEAFIDLVLQWCESSFEKAEIYNILLIQYTLRGQYQKAVDVGRTALHFLGVELPVDQLENAIPIELEEAERALGDRPIISLLDGREMEDETSRVTVKLLNNLAPPAYLVSIQLWTILILKGATLGLQKGYAPEVGFFFPTYGILLANLFAKYRTAYEIGMVAYQLNQKWGHPIYKAGACLISTLNYWFYPVKDLAVLGNESYQSALDSGDLLYAGYVLNNQSINFFVQGKPIPECLDDILKYLPFAEKTENQLVTETLQGLQLIALHLNRGKSEPFTFDSDTLTEAEYSANCQTHQNLFALCIFNIFKLQSLYLYGKLQKSLELTEVIDGQIQLILGTIPVTEYNFYSSLVYLDICAFKTEEEQQELLAKVNENQKQLEIWSKNCPANFLAKYLLVEAEIARVDRSSESAIDLYDRAIAVATEHKLIPMQALGNELAANFWLEKNKQAYAMVHLRQAYYNYQKWGIRHKVDTLKLQYPQLMSKVTHSTEEFDAGKTIHTSTNSVSSSLDLNTLIKVSQTISSEIVLEKLLGSLMKISIENAGAQSGLLLLPKNGKLLISASASVDTEAIVNDESRELDATEKLPISLINYVERSLSKIVLSHACRQGQFTNDPYIIQHQVKSVLCLPIISQGQLIGILYLENNLTTDAFTAERMEVLQVLSSQAAIALDNALLYASVEQKVQDRTQEINQKNKDLSNALDELKQTQAQLIQTEKMSGLGEMVAGVAHEINNPVSFIYGNLAPATEYVQDLLELIEMYQEQYPEPGEDIEDKIDDMDLDFISEDLQNLLQSMQFGAERIRKIVLSLRNFSRLDEADKKPVNLHDGLDSTLLILQNRLKQSGNQQEIVAIKDYGELPLVNCYASQLNQVFMNLFTNACDALQEQRTGETSPGNEPKITTRTLLTDRNSVEIHISDNGPGMDEATLQKIFDPFYTTKPVGSGTGLGLSISYQIVVEKHSGHLSCLSQPGSGAEFIIEIPLRPEEEE